TAACCAGCTTGCCATTCTCTAACACGGGAACTTGGTATTGTGCTTGGCCTTTTGGTCCCGGTTGTTTTACGAGGACTTGGGCTGGAACCAGCAGGGCATCATCGGATTTTTTAAGCACGATCGAGACTTGTGCTGTCATACCGATTCTCAGTACACGGTCTGGGTTATCGACATCAAACAAACCGTAGTAGTATATGGCTTCATCATCTTCGATAGTAAGATCTTGGTCATCACCGGTCATGAGTGTTGGACCGGGTTCAATAGCACGCAATTTAGCGTGATAACGTTTGTTGGGTTGACCTAGAATCGTAAAATAGACTTCCATTCCCGGCTTAACATTGACCACATCGGCTTCAGAAATCTGTGCTTTCACTGTCATTTTATTCAGTTGGGCAAGTTCAATTATGGTAGGTGTAGATTGATTGGAGTTAACGGTTTGGCCTTCGGATACGGCAGTATAAACCACCGTACCATCGATAGGTGCAGAAATGGTGGTATAACCCAAATCCACTTTAGCCGTATCTACGCTGATAACTGCTTGGTCTATTTCCGCTTTCAGCTCTTCTGCTTCGGCTTGATAGACTGCTAAGTTTGCTTCCGCTGTTTCATAATCAGAACGGGAACTGGCGTTGTCTTTTAACATC
This genomic window from Vibrio tritonius contains:
- a CDS encoding efflux RND transporter periplasmic adaptor subunit; protein product: MLKPKNLVIAAIVLALGGGATYYFSPKEEAPQYATQPVTRHSIEDTVVATGILQASKLVEVGAQVSGQIQNLAVNLGDEIKKGQLVAQIDSLTQQNSLKEAQASLTSLRAQRRAKEAQIRQAQAEFNRQNAMLKDNASSRSDYETAEANLAVYQAEAEELKAEIDQAVISVDTAKVDLGYTTISAPIDGTVVYTAVSEGQTVNSNQSTPTIIELAQLNKMTVKAQISEADVVNVKPGMEVYFTILGQPNKRYHAKLRAIEPGPTLMTGDDQDLTIEDDEAIYYYGLFDVDNPDRVLRIGMTAQVSIVLKKSDDALLVPAQVLVKQPGPKGQAQYQVPVLENGKLVNRDVKVGINNKVNAEILSGLKEGDQVVLGVPSGDTFTNRMRGPRMF